In Cryptococcus deuterogattii R265 chromosome 4, complete sequence, a genomic segment contains:
- a CDS encoding Ras-like protein produces MSKAQFLREYKLVVVGGGGVGKSALTIQFIQSHFVDEYDPTIEDSYRKQCIIDEEVALLDVLDTAGQEEYGAMREQYMRTGEGFLLVYSITSRSSFEEVSTFHQQILRVKDKDYFPVVVVANKCDLEYERQVQPHEGRDLAKRFNAQCIETSAKQRVNVDEAFIAVVRAIRRYQKETGPPQAVNAPAKSQTGVVGGRAAEKDDHVDKGCCRGCVVL; encoded by the exons ATGTCCAAA GCCCAATTTTTGCGCGAATATAAATTAGTCGTCgttggtggaggtg GTGTTGGAAAGTCTGCCTTGACTATCCAATTCATCCAGTCACAT TTTGTCGATGA ATATGACCCTACTATCG AGGATTCTTACCGTAAACAATGTATCATCGACGAAGAGGTCGCTTTGTTGGACGTGTTGGATACTGCCGGTCAAGAGGAATACGGTGCTATGCGAGAACAATATATGAGGACTG GAGAGGGTTTTCTCCTTGTTTACTCCATTACTTCCAGAAGCTCTTTCGAAGAAGTATCCACATTCCACCAACAAATTTTGCGG GTTAAGGATAAGGATTACTTCCCAGTAGTTGTAGTAGCGAACAAGTGTGATTTGGAGTACGAAAGACAGGTCCAGCCACATG AGGGGCGTGACTTGGCTAAAAGGTTTAATGCCCAATGTATTGAAACATCCGCCAAGCAACGAGTAAATGTAGATGAGGCCTTCATTGCCGTCGTGCGAGCCATCAGAAGATACCAAAAG GAGACTGGTCCTCCTCAGGCTGTGAATGCTCCCGCCAAATCTCAGACTGGCGTCGTAGGTGGTCGTGCagctgaaaaggatgatCACGTCGATAAGGGATGCTGTAGAGGATGCGTCGTCCTCTAA
- a CDS encoding zinc finger protein produces MSSDKTNLFPTLGEVADRTGMTESAGLEQEGDDKQIQEVESLCMRCHENGTTRLLLTSIPYFKEIVVSSFRCDHCGHRDTEIQSAGEIQPKGVTYTVHLLTRADLDRQIVKSNWATITIPDIQLTIPPGRGQINTVEGVIRDTVRDLNISQPVRRVMDPETAKKIDELLEKLKAAIDMEEEDEDDGGVGIDDDEKPVHHESSNSSSKEEKPFVPFSMIVDDPSGNSYFQFKGSQSDPQWNMRAYNRTFDQNVTLGLVARPNDMSEEQPEGVPIVAADHKLSSVEEFESKRNKNMMDRDDGTVVPDEIYSFPATCSSCGHELETLMQQVNIPYFQNIIIMSSNCYACGYRDNEVKSGGSISPKGKRITLKVEDEEDLSRDMLKSDTAGLSIPEIDLVLQPGTLGGRFTTLEGLLNEIYTELSTKVFRSGDSSTAGIGQADSNVGEDEVNFGNFLKGLKECMSAQRKFTLILDDPVSNSYLQNLYAPDPDPNMQIEEYERTYEQNEELGLNGMVLEGYNEEAEGTA; encoded by the exons ATGTCCTCTGATAAAACCAACCTTTTTCCCACCTTAGGTGAGGTGGCGGACCGCACGGGAATGACTGAGAGTGCCGGTTTGGAgcaggagggagatgacaAACAGATACAGGAAGTTGAGAGTCTTTGTATGAGATGTCATGAAAAT GGCACGACCAGACTGCTCTTGACCAGCATTCCCTATTTTAAGGAAATAGTTGTCTCGTCTTTCAGGTGTGATCATTGCGGTCACCGTGACACGGAGATCCAAAGTGCTGGTGAAATTCAGC CCAAGGGTGTCACCTACACCGTACACCTTCTCACACGTGCCGATCTCGACCGACAGATTGTCAAGTCTAACTGGGCTACAATTACCATTCCCGATATCCAATTGACTATCCCTCCTGGTCGAGGTCAAATCAACACCGTTGAGGGCGTTATTCGTGACACTGTACGAGATCTTAATATCAGCCAACCTGTCCGACGAGTCATGGACCCCGAGACGGCTAAAAAGATTGACGAACTCCTCGAGAAGCTTAAAGCGGCAATTGacatggaggaggaggatgaagatgatggaggtgtTGGgattgatgacgatgagaaACCCGTACACCACGAATCATCCAATTCTTCGTCTAAAGAAGAAAAACCTTTCGTTCCCTTCTCTATGATCGTCGATGACCCGTCTGGCAATTCGTACTTCCAGTTTAAAGGGTCTCAATCAGATCCTCAATGGAACATGAGAGCTTACAATCGAACATTTGACCAGAATGTGACATTGGGTTTGGTCGCTCGACCCAATGATATGTCTGAAGAGCAGCCTGAAGGTGTCCCAATTGTCGCAGCCGATCACAAACTGAGCAGTGTGGAGGAGTTCGAGTCGAAAAGGAACAAGAACATGATGGATCGGGATGACGGGACAGTTGTCCCGGACGAGATCTACAGCTTCCCCGCTACGTGTTCTTCATGTGGACACGAGCTTGAAACTCTCATGCAGCAGGTCAACATTCCTTACTTCCAA AATATCATTATTATGTCAAGCAATTGCTACGCATGTGGATACCGAGATAATGAAGTCAAGTCTGGTGGCTCAATCTCCCCTAAAGGTAAAAGAATAACTTTAAaggtcgaggatgaggaggatctTAGTCGAGACATGCTGAAG TCTGATACTGCTGGTCTATCAATTCCCGAAATTGACCTGGTACTTCAACCTGGTACCCTCGGCGGCCGTTTCACCACTCTTGAAGGTCTACTCAATGAGATTTACACCGAACTCAGCACCAAAGTTTTCCGATCTGGTGACTCTTCTACCGCTGGTATCGGGCAAGCCGATTCAAACGTcggtgaagatgaagtcAACTTTGGAAACTTCCTCAAAGGCTTGAAGGAGTGTATGTCGGCTCAGAGGAAGTTCACTCTCATCCTTGACGATCCAGTGTCCAACTCCTACCTTCAGAACCTTTATGCTCCTGATCCTGACCCGAACATGCAAATTGAGGAGTACGAACGAACGTATGAGCAGAATGAGGAACTTGGTCTTAACGGCATGGTCTTGGAAGGGTATAATGAGGAAGCTGAGGGAACAGCATAA
- a CDS encoding cytoplasmic protein, translating into MADAKKKQLVYNIIDFLRTSSQDGTIKEDDKESLDVAVQCIAEAFGVDPDSAEDDKAYSIKPASLLSILDVFLKTKAKSFASASPHSEASLPRSSADISQSDKVKAESLKTKGNNLMGQKLYESAIEQYTEAIRLDPNPVYYSNRAAAWGGAGQHEKAVEDAEKALELDPKFTKAYSRLGHAHFSLGNYSDAVKAYENGLELDPSNANMKTALSTAKSKLSELSSRPVAADREPPRNDNGNGGGMPDLASLASALGGSGNGGMPDLASMMSNPQMMAMAQQMMANGGLERLMQNPTLRNMADNMRNGGGMPDLSSLANDPSMRDLAQQFMGGRQ; encoded by the exons ATGGCTGAtgcgaagaaaaagcagCTGGTCTACAACAT TATCGACTTTCTTCGTACGTCTTCGCAAGATGGCACTATaaaggaggatgacaaaGAATCTCTCGACGTCGCAG TGCAATGTATTGCCGAAGCCTTTGGCGTCGATCCTGATTCcgctgaagatgataaggCGTATTCCATCAAACCagcttcccttctttccattttggACGTATTCCTGAAAACCAAAGCCAAATCCTTCGCCTCAGCCTCCCCCCATTCTGAAGCTTCGCTCCCACGGTCTTCAGCTGATATCTCTCAATCCGACAAAGTTAAAGCGGAATCGTTGAAAACGAAAGGCAATAACCTCATGGGACAAAAGCTTTATGAGTCTGCCATTGAACAATACACTGAAGCTATAAGACTTGACCCGAATCCGGTATACTACTCCAATCGAGCAGCTGCTTGGGGCGGTGCTGGTCAGCATGAGAAGGCCGTAGAAGATGCTGAAAAGGCCTTGGAGCTGGATCCCAAATTTACTAAGGCTTACTCTAGGCTCGG CCATGCCCATTTTAGTCTGGGCAACTACTCCGACGCTGTCAAGGCGTACGAAAATGGTCTTGAACTCGATCCTAGTAATGCCAACATGAAGACTGCTCTTTCTACTGCTAAAAGCAAATTATCGGAATTGTCATCGCGCCCTGTCGCGGCTGATAGGGAACCTCCTCGAAATGATAATGGTAATGGTGGCGGCATGCCCGATCTCGCTTCTCTTGCTAGCGCTCTAGGTGGTAGCGGTAATGGTGGCATGCCTGATTTGGCGTCCATGATGAGTAATCCACAAATGATGGCCAT GGCCCAACAAATGATGGCCAATGGCGGACTAGAGCGACTAATGCAAAATCCAACGCTGCGCAACATGGCAGACAATATGAGGAATGGGGGGGGGATGCCAGACCTCAGTTCGCTTGCCAATGACCCTAGCATGAGGGATTT GGCCCAGCAGTTCATGGGCGGCCGACAGTAA
- a CDS encoding splicing factor 45, with translation MSLYGGIKFSTKNPEDEPEQRETPRQPDTDALPPTQSKQKQPPAFSSALKFAPRINKKPQKQPVSTAHVNALPLPRNPSTSEGTAGIVRSAEPLLHSRSPTAQEENGAQLVFGPDGQPLAMAPAMTIGTKAKGGYRDRLGNDVSGEKKKKKKRRKNQQPLFPTFDPEEMYDPNRPNDLGEYQQYRKRAKEERRRKLMEAKRRRAEGLSSDESSYYTDSEEDIAPRRDAPKMFAPPKIYSPSASKSAVSEEPETAPDRLPESQPILGRDHDDKQIDQPHPSLSGDDAYARRVALTQQAPLHLQHPSQSGEDAYARRAAISQKPPPTTSFISSSATFSSSVPDEDHASQLAQPPTAIPPELPVVPNAQAELPQAQAATSTNQDFHAMLEERKKAAEAIAAKFKALAGAAQPPSLPAPSVASSSSAQLQDVGGGTFAEKMMRKWGHVEGSGLGARGEGIVHALTTEHVAPITNLSQPQSKRALAKQKAAAANAKSRKWVQAPSARGRIVNENKDERAKEEKQRMGEEGRVICLRGLVGSVEEIDEELVNEIGEECSNYGIVERVVLHLVEPPPPEPEECLRVFVVFSGMAGAWRAVKELDGRFFGGRNIKATYFDETRFDKGDRDGPVL, from the exons ATGTCCCTCTACGGCGGCATCAAATTCTCCACAAAGAACCCGGAGGATGAGCCAGAGCAACGAGAAACCCCCCGCCAGCCAGACACAGACGCCCTCCCTCCCACCCAGTCCAAGCAGAAACAGCCGCCCGCATTTTCCTCCGCCCTCAAGTTCGCTCCCCGCATAAACAAGAAGCCCCAGAAACAGCCAGTCTCAACTGCGCACGTCAACgccctccctctcccccgCAATCCAAGCACGTCGGAGGGGACCGCAGGTATTGTTCGTTCCGCTGAACCACTCTTGCACTCTCGCTCTCCGACagctcaagaagagaatggtGCGCAACTCGTATTCGGGCCAGACGGTCAACCTCTGGCCATGGCGCCTGCCATGACTATAGGCACCAAGGCTAAAGGAGGGTACAGGGACAGATTGGGTAACGATGTTTctggggagaagaagaagaagaagaagaga agaaagaatCAACAACCTCTTTTCCCCACTTTTGACCCTGAAGAGATGTATGATCCCAACCGTCCCAACGACCTCGGTGAATATCAACAGTATCGGAAGCGtgccaaggaagagaggaggaggaagcttATGGAAGCCAAGAGACGGCGAGCTGAAGGGTTGAGCAGTGATGAGAGCAGTTATTATACCGATAGCGAAGAAGACATCGCTCCCAGAAGAGACG CTCCCAAGATGTTCGCCCCTCCAAAGATCTATTCCCCTTCGGCTTCAAAGTCTGCGGTTTCTGAAGAACCCGAGACTGCCCCTGATCGTCTGCCCGAGTCGCAACCAATATTAGGCCGTGATCACGATGATAAACAGATTGATCAGCCACACCCATCTCTGTCGGGGGATGATGCTTATGCTAGACGGGTTGCTCTAACGCAGCAAGCTCCCTTGCATTTACAGCATCCTTCACAATCAGGTGAGGATGCATATGCAAGGAGGGCAGCCATATCCCAGAAACCGCCACCTACAACCTCATTCATTTCCAGTTCTGCaaccttctcatcctctgtaCCAGATGAAGACCATGCTTCTCAGTTGGCTCAACCGCCTACAGCCATCCCGCCGGAGTTGCCCGTGGTACCAAACGCGCAAGCCGAGCTTCCACAGGCTCAGGCAGCCACATCAACTAATCAAGATTTTCATGCTatgttggaagagagaaaaaaggctGCCGAGGCTATTGCTGCCAAATTCAAAGCCCTCGCTGGTGCTGCGCAACCGCCATCATTACCTGCTCCCTCCGTGgcatcctcgtcttcagcACAGCTTCAGGATGT TGGTGGTGGGACATTTGCAGAGAAAA TGATGCGCAAATGGGGCCACGTGGAAGGCTCAGGTTTAGGTGCTCGCGGTGAAGGCATTGTCCACGCTTTAACGACCGAACATGTTGCTCCGATTACGAATCTCTCTCAACCCCAATCGAAGCGCGCCCTCGCGAAACAAAAAGCGGCAGCGGCAAATGCCAAGTCTCGCAAATGGGTTCAAGCACCTTCGGCCCGTGGCAGGATCGTCAATGAGAATAAGGACGAACGtgcaaaggaagaaaagcagAGAATGGGTGAGGAAGGCAGGGTGATTTGCCTAAGGGGCCTCGTGGGTTCTGTAGAGGAAATCGACGAGGAATTGGTAAATGAGATAGGAGAAGAGTGTTCAAACTATGGGATCGTAGAGAGAGTAGTGCTTCACCTGGTAGaaccacctccaccagaGCCGGAGGAGTGTTTACGCGTTTTTGTGGTGTTTTCGGGAATGGCAGGAGCATGGAGGGCAGTCAAGGAACTGGATGGAAGATTCTTCGGGGGAAGAAATATC AAAGCCACGTATTTCGACGAGACCAGATTCGACAAAGGGGATAGGGATGGTCCAGTGCTTTAA
- a CDS encoding aminopeptidase: MSYLLLTLLFHSLTSFVSTTAAAPITPSSPALFVSSDHLVHDTASCLKASYYGTYGGVPEEQDHIYIPTDDCLLTVSALDAFTSGSIVPIDDLMLGDGDRLVWVGCSGVSHIDSQAVFPIEESWSLISSRSRQILSESDSRGGYGTQHVLQKTYELHHVRPIVLVHQTKHSLLVNVPSSFLPIFDTLLPPHLVPVALPSDPLPISVSGWQPVPEKFAKHLANITEHLSFSPELDKILSEGIRLDQIRRDVRWLTGEAPSGIKSRHSFTSGAVKTAQWISSQVKDTGADCTLQHFLPGFAPNVICHYPSTLNSTEHVIFSAHYDSRGSFGSTRAPGGDDDGSGSGHLLSLARAINSQGIVFEKAVTLAFFAGEEQGLLGSHAYAAHLYSRNATVLLQVQADMLGYHAPGEPLQLGLPEIIHLPEASYLIGNLSQLYSPELVVGKTAACCSDHQSFVTYGFPATQVFERNGPIVDPMYHNSGDISQREGYDFEQIVSIAKVTLSALLTVAGYKRVRV, from the exons ATGTCCTACCTCCTTCTGACCTTACTGTTCCACTCCTTGACATCCTTCGTCAGTACCACAGCCGCAGCGCCCAtcactccatcttctccagctctctTTGTGTCATCTGATCACCTCGTGCACGACACTGCAAGCTGCCTCAAAGCATCCTACTATGGCACGTATGGCGGGGTACCAGAGGAACAGGATCATATATATATCCCCACTGACGATTGTCTCCTCACCGTGTCAGCCTTGGACGCTTTCACATCAGGCTCTATCGTTCCAATAGATGATTTGATGCTTGGTGATGGTGACCGCCTGGTCTGGGTCGGTTGCTCTGGTGTGTCGCATATAGATAGTCAAGCCGTATTTCCCATAGAGGAAAGCTGGAGCTTGATTTCTAGCCGCTCGCGCCAGATCCTTTCAGAGAGCGATAGCAGAGGTGGGTATGGAACACAACACGTTCTACAAAAGACATACGAGCTGCATCATGTTCGTCCAATCGTACTCGTCCACCAAACGAAACACTCGCTCCTTGTCAAtgttccatcatcttttctgcCAATTTTTGACACTCTGCTTCCCCCTCATCTAGTCCCGGTTGCTCTCCCAAGTGACCCATTACCTATATCGGTTTCAGGATGGCAACCTGTCCCAGAGAAATTTGCGAAACATCTTGCAAATATCACTGAACATTTGAGCTTTTCACCCGAGTTAGACAAAATCTTGTCTGAAGGCATCCGATTGGACCAGATCAGGAGAGACGTTCGATGGCTGACCGGTGAGGCACCGAGCGGGATTAAGTCGAGACACAGCTTCACTTCTGGGGCCGTCAAAACTGCTCAGTGGATATCAT CTCAGGTGAAAGACACGGGCGCTGATTGCACTTTACAGCATTTCCTCCCTGGCTTTGCTCCCAATGTCATTTGTCACTACCCATCCACGCTCAATTCCACGGAGCATGTCATATTCTCCGCCCATTATGATTCTCGCGGCTCTTTCGGTTCCACTCGAGCACCCGgtggcgatgatgatggttcCGGCTCTGGTCACCTCTTAAGTCTCGCTCGTGCGATCAATAGTCAGGGGATTGTGTTCGAGAAGGCAGTGACCCTTGCCTTTTTtgctggagaagagcaaggatTGCTGGGTAGTCACGCTTATGCGG CGCACTTATATTCTCGAAACGCGACCGTCCTATTGCAGGTACAAGCGGACATGCTCGGCTATCACGCT CCTGGCGAACCTCTGCAGCTGGGTTTGCCAGAAAT CATACACCTTCCTGAAGCAAGCTACCTGATTGGTAACCTTTCCCAGCTCTATTCTCCAGAGCTCGTTGTTGGGAAGACTGCGGCCTGCTGCTCCGATCACCAAAGCTTCGTTACCTACGGCTTCCCCGCTACGCAAGTTTTCGAGCGCAATGGTCCCATTGTGGACCCAATGTACCATAACTCCGGAGATATCTCTCAAAGGGAGGGTTATGATTTTGAACAGATTGTATCTATCGCAAAGGTTACTCTGTCGGCATTGCTTACCGTGGCTGGGTATAAAAGGGTACGAGTTTAG
- a CDS encoding efflux protein EncT, with protein MASVDLEESSALEISSRHPSDILIEPCEKDASLTGEASTKDENPPQLQETRSEPTLSSLSTFRKTVLLLTFALANFIDVCNVSGVAIAAAQISQDIGLETSQIVWIITSYSLCFSAFLLFSGRLSDLFPAGIIFESGLLVLGILSLATSFVTSNKYAFLILRGLGGIAGSMAVPSSYHLTVHMYPDLTQQAAKLAILGLAGGLGNVFGLVLAGLCMEASYHWFFRVIAILCILSTAITIIILPPTGSLSASDGEIPSWKRMDVPGVVLIMGSLICFMLSLTQGPIDGWQSARFIVPFVLSWPLGIGFFVWEANIPLRIAILPSTVWSITNSVIASLVVLVPMGFWGTSQLLFATYWQTTFNWAPLHVAVAMLPQGLMTLAVGILSQFIPAIIAKPRYSIPIGAILVVAAEVLQIKSDGGHGKNYWRFLFPAFIIGSAGSMVLMFTSSVNFVQMCPPEMAGVAGAWTSVLFEIGGATTLAVQAGMEKPNPSTFMDIGAKAYYFIIGWTVILSGIYVVFYKQPKALDVEHEETMMRIMQRKGDTGV; from the exons atGGCTTCGGTAGATCTTGAAGAATCTTCAGCTCTCGAAATAAGTAGTCGGCATCCTTCAGACATCTTGATAGAACCTTGCGAAAAAGACGCTAGCTTGACAGGCGAAGCCAGTACGAAGGATGAGAACCCTCCGCAATTGCAAGAAACCCGTAGCGAACCCACCCTATCAAGCCTATCAACTTTTCGAAAGACTGTGCTACTGCTCACTTTTGCCCTTGCAAACTTTATCGACGTCTGCAACGTTTCCGGCGTGGCCATTGCCGCGGCGCAAATATCTCAGGACATCGGCCTTGAGACTTCTCAGATTGTCTGG ATCATAACATCGTATTCTCTATGCTTCTCCgcctttctccttttctcggGCCGCTTATCTGATTTGTTTCCTGCTGGTATCATCTTTGAGAGTGGTTTACTTGTGTTGGGCATTCTGAGCCTTGCCACTTCCTTCGTGACCTCCAACAA ATATgctttcctcatccttcgaGGGCTAGGTGGCATCGCTGGGTCCATGG CTGTTCCCTCAAGCTA CCATTTAACGGTCCATATGTACCCTGATTTGACCCAACAGGCAGCCAAATTGGCCATATTAGGTCTTGCTGGCGGCCTTGGCAACGTCTTTGGTCT AGTGCTTGCCGGTCTTTGCATGGAAGCCTCCTACCACTGGTTCTTCAGAGTAATCGCCATTTTGTGTATTCTCTCCACCGCTATCACAATAATTATTCTTCCCCCCACAGGCTCATTATCTGCCTCGGATGGTGAAATACCGTCTTGGAAACGCATGGACGTCCCTGGCGTTGTGTTGATAATGGGATCGTTGATTTGCTTCATGCTATCTCTCACCCAGGGGCCTATTGATGGATGGCAGTCAGCAAGATTTATCGTGCCATTCGTTCTCTCATGGCCCCTGGGCATTGGTTTTTTTGTGTGGG AGGCCAACATTCCCCTGCGTATTGCCATTCTACCCAGTACCGTCTGGAGTATTACCAATTCCGTAATTGCTTCACTCGTTGTACTAGTGCCTATGGGCTTCTGGGGCACTTCTCAGTTACTTTTTGCTACTTACTGGCAAACGACCTTCAACTGGGCCCCAC TTCATGTTGCGGTCGCAATGTTACCCCAAGGCCTTATGACTCTTGCAGTAGGCATTTTAAGCCAATTCATCCCAGCTATCATCGCAAAACCCAGATACAGTATACCTATTGGCGCAATAC TTGTCGTCGCTGCCGAGGTCTTACAAATCAAATCCGATGGAGGACACGGTAAAAACTACTGGCGCTTCCTTTTTCCGGCTTTCATCATCGGCAGCGCAGGGAGTATGGTACTCATGTTTACAAGCAGTGTGAATTTTGTACAAATGTGTCCTCCGGAGATGGCGGGCGTCGCGGGTGCCTGGACCAGCGTCTTG TTTGAGATTGGAGGTGCAACCACCCTCGCCGTACAGGCAGGTATGGAAAAACCCAATCCTTCAACGTTTATGGATATCGGGGCCAAAGCGTATTATTTTATCATAGGCTGGACAGTGATACTATCGGGGATTTATGTGGTATTTTACAAGCAGCCCAAAGCCTTAGATGTTGAGCATgaggagacgatgatgcGAATCATGCAACGCAAGGGGGACACGGGGGTTTAA
- a CDS encoding oligoribonuclease yields the protein MASEPLSYDDGPLVWVDCEMTGLDFLNDRIIEIAIIITDGRLKPVDEGINYIIKTPKEILDNMGDWCREQHGKSGLTQACLDSPYSYDTVVEKVLDYIRKWIPERGAGLLAGSSVHADMRFMLMGMPQVMKHLSYRILDVSSVKEICRRWYPTVRAQEQESRTTECSHRALDDIRASIQELQFYRDNIFLPLEPVTLGRTSTSQQENISHKTAL from the exons ATGGCTAGTGAACCTTTATCATACGACGATGGTCCTCTCGTTTGG GTTGATTGTGAAATGACCGGTCTCGATTTTCTGAATGATCGAATAATAGAGATAGCAATAATAATAACGGACGGGCGATTAAAACCTGTAGACGAAGGCATCAATTATATCATCAAGACGCCCAAGGAAATCCTGGACAA CATGGGCGACTGGTGTAGGGAGCAACATGGTAAATCAGGCCTTACCCAGGCTTGTTTGGATTCTCCATACTCGTACGATACAGTCGTCGAAAAGGTCCTCGATTACATCAGGAAGTGGATTCCAGAGAGGGGTGCCGGATTGCTTGCTGGAAGCTCCGTTCATGCTGACATGAG ATTCATGTTAATGGGAATGCCGCAAGTTATGAAGCATTTGTCTTATCGCATTTTAG ATGTGAGTTCTGTAAAAGAGATTTGTAGGCGTTGGTACCCAACGGTCAGAGCGCAGGAGCAAGAGAGTCGGACGACGGAATGCAGCCACCG GGCTTTGGATGACATTCGGGCAAGTATCCAGGAGCTGCAATTCTATCGCGATAATATTTTCCTTCCACTTGAACCAGTCACCCTTGGCCGTACATCCACGTCACAGCAGGAAAACATTAGCCATAAAACGGCATTGTGA